From one Anguilla rostrata isolate EN2019 chromosome 12, ASM1855537v3, whole genome shotgun sequence genomic stretch:
- the LOC135236639 gene encoding myosin regulatory light chain 2B, cardiac muscle isoform-like produces the protein MAPKKAKKKEGASSNVFNMFEQSQIQEFKEAFTIMDQNRDGFIDKNDLRDTFAALGRLNVGNDELEDMLKEASGPINFTVFLTMFGEKLKGTDPEETILNAFKIFDPEGKGVLRGEEIKYNLMSQADKFTEAEINQMFTNFPLDVAGNLDYKNLCYIITHGEDKEQE, from the exons ATG GCACCAAAGAAGGCCAAGAAGAAGGAGGGAGCGAGCTCGAATGTGTTTAACATGTTTGAGCAGTCCCAGATCCAGGAGTTCAAAGAG GCTTTCACCATCATGGACCAGAACAGAGACGGCTTCATCGATAAGAACGACCTGAGGGACACCTTCGCAGCGCTGG GGCGGCTGAACGTGGGGAACGATGAGCTGGAGGACATGCTGAAGGAGGCGTCGGGCCCCATTAACTTCACCGTCTTCCTCACCATGTTCGGCGAGAAGCTGAAAG GCACGGACCCTGAGGAGACCATTCTCAACGCCTTCAAGATCTTTGACCCGGAGGGAAAAGGAGttctgaggggggagga aATCAAATACAACCTCATGTCTCAAGCGGACAAGTTTACTGAAGCGGAG ATTAATCAGATGTTCACCAACTTCCCCCTGGATGTCGCCGGTAACCTGGACTACAAGAACCTGTGCTACATCATCACCCACGGGGAGGACAAGGAgcaagagtga